A stretch of DNA from Streptomyces sp. NBC_01197:
GATGAGCCCGGAGAAGCCGACGGCCTTCCCGATGACGGAGAGGTAGGCGGCGATGGGCAGGGGTGCGCCGACGTAGGTGTCGGGGGCCCAGAAGTGGAAGGGCGCGACGGCCGTCTTGAAGGCGAAGCCGACCAGGGTGAGGACGACTCCGGCCTCGGCGAGGGTGTCGAGCTGCGGGGCGGCCTGGGCGGTGGCGATGCGGGTGAGGTACAGGGTGCCGGTGGCCGCGTAGACGAAGCTGACGCCGAGCAGGGTGACTGCGGTCGCGGTGACCGAGGACAGGAAGAACTTGAGGGCTGCTTCGGAGGAGAGGCGGTCGCCGCGCTTGAGGCCGACAAGGGCGAAGGCGGGCAGCGAGGCCACTTCGAGGGCGACGACGAGGGTGGCGAGGTCCCGCGACGCCGGCAGCAGCGCGGCTCCGGAGGCGGAGGCGAGCAGCAGGAACCAGAATTCGCCGGCCGGGAGGCGGTCGCCGCCGGTCTCGCTCATCGAGAGCAGTGCGGTGAGCAGGGCGCCGCCGAGTACGAGCAGCTGGATGGCGAGGGTGAAGTGGTCGGCGGTGTAGCTGCAGGCTCCGTGACCGGTGGTGAGGCAGAAGGTGGAGCGGTTGCCGTGGCGCAGAGGCAGGAGCATGAGGACGGCGGCGGCGAGTCCGGCGACCGCGGTCCAGCCGAGGAGCGGCTTGCGGTGGTCGGGGACGAAGAGGTCGGCGACAAGGATGATCAGCGCGGTCACGGCGACGATGACGGGCGGGGCGATCGCCAGCCAGTCGACGGACTGGACGAGGGAGGTCATGCCTTGCCTCCTGCGAGGAGCTTCTGCACGGCCGGGTCGGAGAGGCCGAGGAGGGCCGCGGGCCACAGGCCGGCGAGGACGGTGAGGGCGACGAGCGGGCTCCAGGTGGCGAGCTCGTAGCCCTGGAGGTCCTGGATGTCACGGACGTCCTGAGCGTCTTGAATATCCCGGATGCCCTGCGTCTCGTGGCCCTCGGCGTGCCGGCGGCTGCCGCCGGTCGCGGGGGCGGCGGGCTCGGCGGGGGCGGGCTGTGCTTCCCGTGCCCCGGGGTCTTCGTGTGCTTCTGATGCGCGGGGTGCTTCTGGTGCTTCTGATGCGTGGGGTGCTTCTGGTGCTTCGTGGGTGAGCTGCGGTGCGCTTCCCATGCAGACGCGGCGTACGACGAGGAGGAGGTACGCGGCGGTGAGCAGGGTGCCGAGGGCCGCGAGCGACATGAAGGTGAGGAAGGCGGGGCGGCTGAGCCCCCTCGCCGGATCGAAGGCGCCGAACATGGCGAGCATCTCGCCCCAGAACCCGGCGAGTCCCGGCAGTCCGAGCGAGGCGACGGCGGCGAAGGCGACGAGGCCGCCGAGCCGGGGCGCCCGGCCGTAGAGGGCGGCGCCGGCGGCTCCGGCGAGCGTGTCGAGGTCGGCGGTGCCGTACCGGTCCTTGAGGGCGCCGACGAGGAAGAAGAGCAGCCCGGTGATGAGGCCGTGGGCGATGTTGGCGAAGAGCGCGCCGTTGACACCGGTGGGGGTCATCGACGCGATACCGAGGAGTACGAAGCCCATGTGTCCGACGGAGGAGTAGGCGATGAGCCGCTTGAGGTCGCCCTTGTTGCCTCGTCGGGCGAGCGAGAGGCAGGCGAGCGATCCGTACACGATGCCGACGACGGCGAACGCGGCGAGGTAGGGGGCGAAGGTGTGCATGCCTTCGGGCGCGATGGGCAGGGCGATGCGGACGAATCCGTAGGTGCCCATCTTGAGCATGACTCCGGCGAGGAGGACCGAGCCGGCGGTCGGCGCCGCGGTGTGGGCGTCGGGGAGCCAGCTGTGCAGCGGCCACATCGGGGTCTTCACGGCGAGGCCGATGGCGATGGCGAGGACCGCGACGACCTGGGTGGTGTGGGTGAGGTCGCGGCCGTTGTCAGTGGCGA
This window harbors:
- a CDS encoding complex I subunit 4 family protein, which gives rise to MQFLLAFIVAAPAIGAVAALLPAPPGLRGRTPQQAVLRHGVVVTGAVLIAAVVLALGFDRDHPSKMQATTDISWIPALHVRIHLGTDGISLPLLVLTALLTFLCALYSCFKPPAGPSPKAFVALVLLLESGTLATFAVLDLVLFFLAFEMVLIPMYFLIARWGGAERAAAAWKFILYTVLGSVVMLLGILLIGVKSGTLDMVALATDNGRDLTHTTQVVAVLAIAIGLAVKTPMWPLHSWLPDAHTAAPTAGSVLLAGVMLKMGTYGFVRIALPIAPEGMHTFAPYLAAFAVVGIVYGSLACLSLARRGNKGDLKRLIAYSSVGHMGFVLLGIASMTPTGVNGALFANIAHGLITGLLFFLVGALKDRYGTADLDTLAGAAGAALYGRAPRLGGLVAFAAVASLGLPGLAGFWGEMLAMFGAFDPARGLSRPAFLTFMSLAALGTLLTAAYLLLVVRRVCMGSAPQLTHEAPEAPHASEAPEAPRASEAHEDPGAREAQPAPAEPAAPATGGSRRHAEGHETQGIRDIQDAQDVRDIQDLQGYELATWSPLVALTVLAGLWPAALLGLSDPAVQKLLAGGKA
- a CDS encoding NADH-quinone oxidoreductase subunit N produces the protein MTSLVQSVDWLAIAPPVIVAVTALIILVADLFVPDHRKPLLGWTAVAGLAAAVLMLLPLRHGNRSTFCLTTGHGACSYTADHFTLAIQLLVLGGALLTALLSMSETGGDRLPAGEFWFLLLASASGAALLPASRDLATLVVALEVASLPAFALVGLKRGDRLSSEAALKFFLSSVTATAVTLLGVSFVYAATGTLYLTRIATAQAAPQLDTLAEAGVVLTLVGFAFKTAVAPFHFWAPDTYVGAPLPIAAYLSVIGKAVGFSGLILVTVVAFPGYADIWGPAIAVLAALTMTVGNAAALRQQATRAHSAVRLLAWSSIGQAGYLLVPIAAAGYTSDRETGSTVAYALMYAVVNLGAFATVALVARSRPGRRLSDYHGLYATRPFTALALAFFLLCLAGLPPGIIGLFAKVTVFQSAVDAGLGWLAAVMAVNVAIALYYYLRWTAVLFRTPPVAAVPTGSATGDTAPGLRVPVPLTLTVALAAAAGAVLSVAPQLVLHFASGSLF